Genomic DNA from Paenibacillus donghaensis:
CCATTCCGGTTACCGCCGGACGGCTGGTAGGCTCCTTCTCTTATCTGCTGGAGTCCATTATCACGGTGCGCAGCCTGGCACTGGCGGGCATTGCAGCTGCAGCGGCAACGGCGCAGTACGGCTCCTTACAAGGGATGGTCATTCCGCTGCTGCTGCTGCCCGGCGTGCTCAGCTCCTCGCTTGCTGTGTCACTGGTCCCTTCCTTGTCGGAGGCCGCCGCCCGCAAGGACCTGCCTACCATTCACAAACGGATGCACCAGGCCCTCCGGCTTGCGCTTGTCACCGGTGCCCCTTTTGCTGTCGTTATGTATATATTGGCTGTACCGCTCTGCACACTCTTTTATGGCAACGCGGACACCGCCCCCATGCTGCGTATGATGGCACCATTCGCCGTGTTCCTTTATGTGCAAGCACCCTTGCAGGCGGCTCTGCAGGCCATGGACCGCCCGGGACGGGCACTGATTAACAATCTGATCGGCGCCGCCGTCAAAATCGCAATCATTATGCTCCTGGCCTCCCGGCCTGAATATGGCATCTACGGGGCGATTCTGGCGATTATGGTCAACAGCATTCTTGTGACTATTCTCCATGGCTACAGTGTCATTAAGCTGATTTCCCTATCGCTCAGGGTCGGGGATATCTTCAAAACCCTAGGCGCCATGATCATTACGGGTGCAGGGATACGTTATATGTACTCCTCCTTCACCTTTACCGGTTCAGAAGGTGTTCGTTTCATAGGCGCTGCAGGCGCGGGTATGCTGCTGTATCTGGTGATCTGCCTGCTGGCAGGCCTGATCTCCTGGCAGGACATGCAGCGTCTGCCTCTGATCAAACGCTGGAGGTCTTAAGCTTATCTGGAACTCAAGCGATCCACATACACCTTGCCTTTGTGATCGATGGAACACAAAAAAACGTCACGAAAGTCAGAAACTCCCTTCTGGCGGATTTGCGTTCTGAGCCAAAATCTGGTTTTGCCGATCATCTCCAGATTATCGTCCTGCACCTTGCCGTCCATAATCAGCGGTATCGGCAGTCCCTCATATCGGATCTTATGGGCCGGCAGCTTGACGCCCTGTCCACTATCCGAATTTCCGCTTGGCTCCGAAGCATCCCCCGAAGTATCCGAAGCGTTGGCGCTGCTGTTGCCAGCCTGGTTAGAGGAGGACATCCGTTTGTTCTTCTCAATCACGGTCAGCTGTCCGCTCGTCTCCAGTATGGCGAACTCCACATCGGCCGGACTGTCTATGTTCTGGCCCCGCAGCTGCAGCAGCAGATCATCTATATTGTATCTTTGCTTGCGCATCTCTGAACGGTGAAGCTTGCCGTCAGAGATCAGTATACTCGGTTTGCCGTCCATCAGTAGCCGCAGCTTGCGGCTCTTCAGACTGAACTCAGCTACCAGCACCTGAATCAGCACCAGCGTAGCCATCGGTACAACCCCGTCATAAATCGGACGTTCAATATCCTCAATTACAAATACAGCGATCTCGGCGATCATAATGGAAATCGTCAGATCAAATACTGACAATTTCCCGATTTCACGCTTCCCCATAATACGCATGCTCAGGAAGATGAAGAAATACATCAGCACGGTCAGAAAAATGTGGGCGGTGATATGCTGGAACATATAGCTTCGCTCCCTCCTTTTGCTTCTCACCCTTGAGTCTGGCTCGGCAGGCGGATGAATGTAACCCTATTCTGACCGCCCAGAGCAGGGAGCATGCGGAAGTCTGCAGATTAATTAATGGTAAATTAATAGTACAGGCAGTTCTTGTACTATTGGGGCAAGCCATCCCATAGAATGAATAATAAAGCTTAATCAAATTTATAGGGGGTTGTACCATGTATTTATTCCGGCGCCTGTTCTCATGGAGAATAGCCAATCCTGTATTATCCGGTTTATGCCGCTCCTTTCTCTGGATGCTGCTGGGGGCATTCGTGCTTTCTCTACTGCTATGGGGCAGCGGGCTGGAAGAACAGGATCTTTCAATGTATACTTATATCGTTCATGGGATTGCCGCCGCATTCGGCGGATTGGCAGCAGGACGCAGGGCGCTCAGCAAGGGCTGGTACCATGGCAGCCTAACCGGAGCCTTCTACGGCATCATTGTTCTGCTGGTCGGCTTCCTGGCGCTGGACAGCTCATGGTCGGGGTCAGATCTGCTGTGGATTCTGGCGGCCGCCGCCATCGCCGCACTTGGCGGAATGTTTGGCGTAAATTTACAAAAGAACTAAAATATTAATTCTCTAAAATTGAAATCATTCCTTGAATATATGTTAAACTGTGTTCATCTGATTTCATCCAAAGGGTTCAAGGAGGCTTCGATTGTTTTGCTGTACCAATCAATGAATTACGTTGTACTGTATACGGTTGTACTTGTCATTCTATTAATCTGGCTGGGGGCCAGACGCAATCCGCTGATGGCGCTGGTGGATACCGGAAGGGAGCTTCTCTCGTCCTACAAGTTCCTGCTGCTGTTTGCCGGTATGTTTGGTGTGCTTGCCTTGAATAAATATGAGCTTAATATGGAGAGAGAGATGAATTTATCCTCCGACTATACTTCCTTTATTTATGGACTTGAGGGGCATTTCGTCCAGAAGCTGCAGGAGCTGTTCTACGCTCCATGGCTGACTCCCATTATCGTTTTCTTCTATATTTTTATGCTTCAGGCTGTACTCGCTGCTTCCCTTGGCGTCTATGCCCTGGGCAAGAATCGTGTGATGCTGTACGCCACCTGCTACGCTATTATCATCAATTATGCAATTGCGATTCCTTTTTATCTTTATTTTCCTGTAGATGAGGTATGGTCTTATGCTCCAGCTGGTGTCAAATTCGTAATGCTGGAGGTCTTCCCCCGGTTTGAAGAGGAATACAGGCCGCTCTCCGGGCTGAACAACTGTTTCCCAAGCCTCCATACATCTATATCCGTAACGATGGCTCTGCTGGCGATCCGTTCGGGCAACCGCCGCTGGATGGTGATCACAGGCATTACCGCAGCCATTATAGTATTTGGCATTTTCTATCTCGGCATTCACTGGCTGACAGATATGATTGGCGGCTCATTGCTGGCCGTCTTGGCTACATCGCTGGGGGTTCAGCTGGCCAGACTTACGCTGCGTACCAAAGAGAACTCCGTCCTGCTGCAGAGCCGGGTTAGTGATACACAATAAATGATCGATCCCTCCCAAACCCTCCCTTCCAAGGGAGGGCCCCAAAGGGTTGCACCCTCTGGACACCTGCAAGTTTGGCGAATGAGCCTGGCGGTACTGTGATTAGGAGGCTATGGTGGGAGGATCGCTTATCCCTGCGGGACCGCTTGGACGCCGCTGGTGTTGGCCTGCTATCCCTGACGGGATGCACGGCCGGGGTTGTAGATCAAGAGCAGGCTGTTCCTTCGGAATGCGCAAGACCTTAAGGGCAAGAGCAGGCTGTTCCTTCGGAATGCGCGAGACCCTGTAGGGCAAGAGCAGGCTGTTCCTTCGGAATGCGCAAGACCCTGAGGGCAAGAGCAGGCTGTTCCTTCGGAATGCGCGAGACCCTGTAGGGCAAGAACAGGCTGTTCCTTCGGAATGCGCAAGACCCTTAGGGCAAGAGCGGGCTGTTCCTTCGGAATGCGCAAGACCCTTAGGGCAAGAGCGGGCTGTTCCTTCGGAATGCGCAAGACCCTTAGGACAAGAGCGAGCTGTTCCTTCGGAATGCGCAAGACCGTTTGGGCAAGAGCGAGCTGTTCCTTCGGAATGCGCAAGAAAAAAGCGGTGTCACCCTATTATAGAGTGACACCGCTTTTATGTATTGCCGAGAAATGGCTTATTCCTTGCTGTCTGCATCTTGAATCGAATGGCTG
This window encodes:
- a CDS encoding DUF421 domain-containing protein, with translation MFQHITAHIFLTVLMYFFIFLSMRIMGKREIGKLSVFDLTISIMIAEIAVFVIEDIERPIYDGVVPMATLVLIQVLVAEFSLKSRKLRLLMDGKPSILISDGKLHRSEMRKQRYNIDDLLLQLRGQNIDSPADVEFAILETSGQLTVIEKNKRMSSSNQAGNSSANASDTSGDASEPSGNSDSGQGVKLPAHKIRYEGLPIPLIMDGKVQDDNLEMIGKTRFWLRTQIRQKGVSDFRDVFLCSIDHKGKVYVDRLSSR
- a CDS encoding TIGR04086 family membrane protein — its product is MYLFRRLFSWRIANPVLSGLCRSFLWMLLGAFVLSLLLWGSGLEEQDLSMYTYIVHGIAAAFGGLAAGRRALSKGWYHGSLTGAFYGIIVLLVGFLALDSSWSGSDLLWILAAAAIAALGGMFGVNLQKN
- a CDS encoding phosphatase PAP2 family protein; the encoded protein is MLYQSMNYVVLYTVVLVILLIWLGARRNPLMALVDTGRELLSSYKFLLLFAGMFGVLALNKYELNMEREMNLSSDYTSFIYGLEGHFVQKLQELFYAPWLTPIIVFFYIFMLQAVLAASLGVYALGKNRVMLYATCYAIIINYAIAIPFYLYFPVDEVWSYAPAGVKFVMLEVFPRFEEEYRPLSGLNNCFPSLHTSISVTMALLAIRSGNRRWMVITGITAAIIVFGIFYLGIHWLTDMIGGSLLAVLATSLGVQLARLTLRTKENSVLLQSRVSDTQ
- the spoVB gene encoding stage V sporulation protein B, whose protein sequence is MKKKQSFIQGTLILLAAGIINRMLGFITRIALPRIIGAEGVGLYQLAYPFFLVLITVITGGIPLAIAKMVAEAEGEDRPDKSRQILRMGLTLSVGLATLFTLVALVGASWVSTTILTDSRVYYTFIAMTPMIGIVAVSSIYRGYFQGRQNMIPSAMSSILETMIRIFFMLWFSWLLLPKGIAYAAAGAMLGVTVGEVGGMLVLLWQYFRTLHRDKLENTANSPLTALTENPLIPSSPAPGQPALLRRLLRISIPVTAGRLVGSFSYLLESIITVRSLALAGIAAAAATAQYGSLQGMVIPLLLLPGVLSSSLAVSLVPSLSEAAARKDLPTIHKRMHQALRLALVTGAPFAVVMYILAVPLCTLFYGNADTAPMLRMMAPFAVFLYVQAPLQAALQAMDRPGRALINNLIGAAVKIAIIMLLASRPEYGIYGAILAIMVNSILVTILHGYSVIKLISLSLRVGDIFKTLGAMIITGAGIRYMYSSFTFTGSEGVRFIGAAGAGMLLYLVICLLAGLISWQDMQRLPLIKRWRS